The Xenopus laevis strain J_2021 chromosome 5L, Xenopus_laevis_v10.1, whole genome shotgun sequence genome has a segment encoding these proteins:
- the LOC108716300 gene encoding fibrillin-1-like: MGVIFEANDMLFKGRNARRSEGNGSFQGCFYLFLQQNPIPQLDEWLVREVFFPKGIDLDQGSEKCKKYAEPPYKYLYVKYKYLLLQQSNLRRLNNEVVNIGFLPIDNCQSQGLVCHKDAECMATGAGDYFCVCKAGYDGDGTVCTDINECTASLNKCHKDSSCVNTFGSYTCVCKSGYTGDGFTCTDINECLTANGGCHKDATCTNTPGDRICTCNSGFTGNGITCMDNDECTASNVCHWNASCINTPGSYFCSCKSGFKGNGYYLCLDINECTESPGLCSSAFGFHGCKNLPGSYQCTCASGYQFTDNKCVDVDECANKVCHIFSNCTNSPGSYSCVCRQGFNGNGLVCVDINECETNNKCHAKANCFNVPGSYNCVCQAGFTGNGVVCTDIDECAQANICPAEATCINTEGSFRCECPSGFTPADSKCIDIDECKNGICSPFANCQNSLGSFACSCRSGFSGNGISCLDINECLQNNGGCHGNAICNNTQGSYSCNCKGGFLGDGIIQCKDIDECSENNGICQYDGLCLNTPGSFRCQCASGFQTLNNTSCQDIDECKTINGICPLNALCQNSMGSYSCQCKLGFIGISSCSDIDECQSNPCHARATCKNTFGSFECSCKDGFVGNGFNCTDIDECKDPLSCHPKASCWNLDGGYKCECFQGFSGNGSFCEDMDECTLNNEICINGTVCINSEGFYVCSCLNGTIAVNASCMMPSSACRPACHSKGLCHKTSMDYRCVCDLGFEGDGVTCVDTDECTRDVCKDNTTFCINTPGSYRCICKNGFTLNDSRCTDVDECATGVQNCHPLAECFNTIGSYECRCQTGFHGNGLNCTENLLYPYGINVGDMKLPAVAKDVNSPYIKPPTGFPFLGQTYDNIYFSDNGLVHFQPLKVNEKYFFPNPFDKGFKGDEIESMLAVFWDDADLTLGNGALYYQTYSAPNQKDFYSQIIFNRTSDDVNKYFSKSLNMVFTPRWILKITWDSILPVSFQRILENETNTFQCILTTDGNVSFALMKYEKMLWSPGQRVYHRALIGFTNGAGVFYNDPQSQKDNTYGAEGRYRPHAVKGNTNAIGFWAYRLDNVTSINRTNYHRQCWSWYSSEPDHLTWSVALPPCPCLKSQAAKDRTFISETLPSSTADLIKNLRGQQCNGTTFQSTLANQYLAGRRCVYDADGYLINGFSDRYFVYDSSVNGIKDHIDKDLLPYQWCCISAPLCHLYNEKRPSDTCAGYSSPGLGQIYGAMHLATFDGLDYTFKGLGEYVIVRLSSTNGVNIFTLQGRTEKLQVNSAYGNTTALKRLAAFYQGTLKVEWRISSNNRLSILVDDKEIELNKAELKINSSSNFQLMEKHSDHPCSLSFALLETACRQGKTCY, encoded by the exons ATGGGTGTTATTTTTGAAGCAAATGATATGTTGTTTAAGGGAAGAAACGCTAGAAGGTCAGAAGGCAACGGTTCTTTCCAAGgatgtttttacctttttttacagcaaaaccCGATTCCCCAATTAGACGAATGGCTGGTACGAGAG GTTTTCTTTCCAAAAGGCATTGATCTAGATCAAGGTtcagaaaagtgtaaaaaatatgcGGAGCCACCATACAAGTATCTgtatgtaaaatacaaatatttgctGCTACAACAAAGCAATCTAAGGCGGCTGAACAATGAGGTG GTTAATATCGGCTTTCTGC CCATTGACAATTGCCAAAGCCAGGGCTTGGTGTGCCACAAAGATGCAGAATGCATGGCCACCGGCGCAGGAGACTACTTCTGTGTTTGCAAAGCTGGATATGATGGAGATGGAACGGTGTGTACTGATATAAATGAATGCACGGCCTCCTTGAACAAGTGCCACAAGGATAGTTCTTGTGTGAACACATTCGGAAGCTACACCTGTGTCTGTAAGTCTGGCTATACGGGTGATGGCTTTACTTGCACGGATATAAATGAATGCTTGACGGCCAACGGAGGTTGCCACAAGGATGCAACGTGTACTAATACCCCTGGGGATAGGATTTGCACGTGTAACTCTGGATTTACTGGAAATGGCATCACTTGCATGGATAACGATGAATGCACCGCCTCTAACGTCTGCCACTGGAATGCCTCATGCATAAATACGCCTGGGTCTTACTTTTGCTCATGCAAGTCTGGATTTAAGGGAAATGGGTATTATTTATGCTTGGATATAAATGAGTGCACAGAATCCCCAGGACTTTGCTCATCAGCATTTGGGTTTCATGGGTGTAAAAACCTACCAGGCTCCTATCAGTGCACGTGTGCCTCGGGCTACCAGTTTACTGACAACAAGTGTGTGGATGTTGACGAATGCGCCAACAAGGTCTGCCACATCTTTTCCAACTGTACCAACTCCCCTGGTTCATACAGCTGTGTCTGCAGGCAAGGATTTAACGGCAATGGTTTGGTCTGCGTGGACATTAACGAGTGTGAAACTAATAATAAGTGCCACGCTAAAGCCAATTGCTTTAATGTCCCGGGGAGCTATAACTGTGTGTGCCAAGCTGGCTTCACCGGGAATGGAGTTGTGTGCACTGATATCGACGAATGTGCCCAGGCAAATATCTGCCCAGCAGAGGCCACTTGTATCAACACAGAAGGCTCATTCCGCTGTGAGTGCCCTTCAGGCTTTACACCGGCTGACTCTAAATGCATTGATATTGATGAATGCAAAAATGGAATCTGCAGCCCGTTTGCCAATTGCCAGAATTCGCTGGGAAGTTTCGCTTGTTCCTGCAGGAGTGGCTTTTCTGGAAACGGAATATCCTGCTTAGATATTAATGAGTGCCTGCAAAATAACGGAGGCTGCCACGGAAATGCTATTTGTAACAATACTCAGGGCTCCTATAGCTGCAACTGTAAAGGTGGGTTTTTGGGGGATGGCATAATACAATGTAAAGATATCGATGAGTGCAGTGAAAACAATGGCATTTGCCAGTATGATGGCTTGTGCTTAAATACCCCTGGATCCTTTCGGTGCCAATGTGCCAGCGGATTTCAGACTCTTAACAATACCTCTTGCCAAGACATTGATGAGTGTAAGACTATAAATGGCATTTGCCCACTCAATGCTCTTTGCCAGAATTCAATGGGGTCCTATTCATGCCAGTGCAAACTTGGATTCATTGGCATCAGCAGCTGTAGTGACATAGACGAATGTCAGAGTAACCCGTGCCATGCTCGGGCCACTTGTAAAAACACATTCGGATCATTTGAGTGCAGCTGCAAAGATGGGTTTGTTGGAAATGGTTTCAACTGCACCGACATTGACGAATGTAAAGACCCTTTGTCCTGCCACCCTAAGGCGAGCTGCTGGAATTTAGATGGCGGATACAAATGTGAATGCTTTCAGGGATTCTCAGGGAATGGCTCCTTTTGTGAAGACATGGATGAGTGCACGCTTAATAATGAAATATGCATCAATGGCACAGTCTGTATTAATTCAGAGGGCTTTTATGTTTGCTCTTGTTTAAATGGGACCATAGCAGTGAACGCCAGTTGCATGATGCCCAGTTCCGCCTGCAGACCTGCTTGCCATTCCAAAGGCCTTTGTCATAAAACTTCCATGGACTACAGATGTGTTTGTGATCTTGGATTCGAGGGGGATGGAGTCACTTGTGTAGACACTGATGAATGTACAAGAGATGTATGCAAAGataacacaacattttgcatCAACACTCCGGGATCCTATCGTTGCATCTGCAAGAATGGCTTCACCCTCAATGACTCTCGTTGCACAG ATGTTGACGAATGTGCCACAGGAGTTCAGAATTGCCACCCACTGGCTGAATGTTTTAATACCATAGGCAGCTATGAATGCAGATGCCAGACTGGATTTCATGGCAATGGACTGAATTGTACAG AAAACTTGCTTTATCCATACGGCATAAATGTTGGTGACATGAAACTTCCAGCCGTAGCCAAGGATGTGAACTCGCCGTACATCAAGCCTCCCACAGGGTTCCCCTTTCTTGGTCAGACCTATGATAATATATAC ttttcagataatggacTCGTTCATTTCCAGCCGTTGAAAGTCAATGAGAAATACTTTTTTCCAAACCCCTTTGATAAAGGCTTTAAAGGAGATGAAATCGAATCCATGCTGGCGGTGTTCTGGGATGATGCCGACCTGACGCTGGGAAACGGGGCACTTTATTACCAG ACGTATTCAGCCCCCAATCAGAAGGATTTCTACTCGCAAATAATATTTAACAGAACTTCTGATGATGTCAATAAATACTTCTCCAAAAGCCTTAATATGGTCTTCACACCAAGATGGATCCTAAAAATAACATGGGACAGTATCTTACCTGTATCATTTCAGAGAATCTTGGAAAATGAG ACGAACACATTCCAGTGCATTCTAACTACGGATGGGAATGTCTCATTTGCATTGATGAAGTATGAGAAGATGCTGTGGAGCCCCGGACAGCGGGTTTATCACAGAGCTTTGATTGGATTTACCAATGGAGCAGGCGTGTTCTACAATGATCCTCAGTCTCAGAAGGACAATACATATGGAGCAGAAGGAAGATACAGACCCCACGCGGTAAAAGGGAATACAAATGCAATTGGGTTTTGGGCTTACCGTTTGGATAATGTAACCAGCATAAACAGAACAAACTACCACAGGCAATGCTGGAGCTGGTACTCTTCAGAACCAGACCATTTAACGTGGAGTGTTGCTCTGCCGCCATGTCCATGCCTCAAGTCTCAGGCTGCCAAAGACAGAACTTTTATCTCAGAGACCCTGCCTTCCTCAACTGCAGATCTAATCAAGAACTTACGGGGCCAGCAGTGCAATGGGACAACGTTTCAGTCTACGCTGGCCAATCAGTATCTCGCTGGGCGCCGATGTGTATATGATGCCGATGGTTATCTGATAAATGGCTTCAGTGACCGCTACTTTGTCTATGACTCCAGTGTAAATGGAATTAAAGATCATATAG ATAAAGACTTGCTGCCGTATCAATGGTGCTGTATTAGTGCTCCTTTGTGTCATTTATACAATGAGAAAAGACCCTCAGACACATGCGCTGGTTATTCTTCTCCAGGCCTCG